The following are encoded together in the Bacillus cereus group sp. RP43 genome:
- a CDS encoding pyridoxamine 5'-phosphate oxidase family protein, with the protein MKIESKEIKSIISTEEELRQILGQPSERALKKVISSLDHHCVDFLSKSPFLVLSTANKFGECDASPRGDAPGFVYVLNKNKIIIPERPGNRRIDSILNIISNPHVGLIFFIPGLGETLRINGKAYITNDEEILKEMHANGRNPLLGIVVEIEECYIHCAKAFIRSKMWDPESWLNKTDLPSAAKMLMEHAKVNASEEDVARSLEESYTKRLY; encoded by the coding sequence GTGAAGATAGAGAGTAAGGAAATAAAATCAATAATTTCAACTGAGGAAGAATTACGACAAATATTGGGGCAACCAAGTGAGCGGGCCTTGAAAAAAGTTATTTCATCACTAGACCACCATTGCGTAGATTTTCTGTCTAAATCTCCTTTTCTAGTATTATCTACTGCAAATAAATTCGGAGAGTGTGATGCTTCGCCGAGAGGAGATGCACCTGGATTTGTATATGTATTAAATAAAAATAAAATTATCATTCCAGAAAGGCCGGGCAATCGTCGTATAGATTCAATTTTAAATATTATTTCAAATCCGCACGTAGGGTTAATCTTTTTTATTCCTGGTCTTGGGGAAACACTCCGAATAAACGGTAAAGCATATATTACAAACGATGAAGAAATTTTGAAAGAAATGCATGCGAATGGACGTAATCCGTTACTTGGAATTGTTGTTGAAATAGAAGAATGCTATATTCATTGTGCAAAAGCTTTTATTCGTTCAAAAATGTGGGATCCAGAGTCATGGTTAAATAAAACAGATCTACCTTCAGCAGCGAAAATGTTAATGGAGCATGCGAAAGTGAATGCTTCAGAAGAGGATGTTGCGCGTTCTTTAGAAGAAAGTTACACGAAAAGATTGTATTGA
- a CDS encoding aminoglycoside 6-adenylyltransferase — protein sequence MRTEKEMLDLIINTAKEDERIRAVIMNGSRVNPNVKKDCFQDYDIIYVVKDIQSFTCNHSWIHRFGEIMIVQMPEEMSLVPADEDGKFPYLMQFMDGNRIDLMLVPVDLINKFIGQDSLSKLLLDKDNCIGEFPPASDKDYLIKKPTEKEFLDCCNEFWWCSTNVGKGLWREELSYAKGMLEGPMRDMLVVMLEWYIGMKTEFTVNAGKFGKYFEQYLEKDTWEQFKRTFSNAEYENIWESFFVMGDLFREVANEIANTYEYQYPQDDDNKVTSYLKHVRKLPKDSKVIY from the coding sequence ATGAGAACTGAAAAAGAAATGCTAGACTTAATTATAAATACAGCAAAAGAAGATGAAAGAATTCGAGCTGTCATTATGAATGGGTCACGTGTGAATCCAAATGTGAAAAAAGATTGTTTCCAAGACTATGATATTATTTATGTTGTAAAAGATATACAATCTTTTACGTGTAATCATAGTTGGATTCATAGATTTGGAGAAATAATGATTGTGCAAATGCCGGAAGAAATGTCGTTAGTTCCAGCAGATGAAGACGGGAAATTTCCGTATTTAATGCAGTTTATGGATGGAAACCGGATTGATTTAATGCTAGTTCCAGTGGATTTAATAAATAAATTTATTGGACAGGATAGTTTAAGTAAATTACTACTGGATAAAGACAATTGTATTGGAGAATTTCCGCCAGCAAGCGATAAAGATTACTTAATAAAAAAGCCTACAGAAAAAGAGTTTTTGGATTGCTGTAATGAATTTTGGTGGTGCAGTACAAATGTAGGGAAAGGCTTATGGAGAGAGGAACTTTCTTATGCGAAAGGAATGCTTGAAGGCCCAATGCGAGATATGTTGGTTGTAATGCTAGAGTGGTATATTGGTATGAAAACAGAGTTTACAGTTAATGCTGGGAAGTTTGGGAAGTATTTCGAACAATATCTTGAAAAAGATACGTGGGAGCAATTTAAAAGGACATTTTCTAATGCAGAATATGAAAATATTTGGGAGTCATTTTTTGTAATGGGAGATCTATTTAGAGAAGTTGCGAACGAAATTGCTAACACTTATGAATATCAATATCCGCAAGATGATGATAACAAAGTGACGAGTTATTTAAAGCATGTAAGAAAATTACCGAAAGATAGTAAAGTAATTTATTAA
- a CDS encoding IS4 family transposase gives MYLSISDELQLFAEELHQHLTPSFLENLARELNFVKRKRKFSGHDLAIICVWVSQRVASDSLVRLCSQLHAVTGTLMSPEGLNKRFNKKAVCFLKHIFSTLLKNKICETSLIPSSSTTYFQQIRILDATIFQVPKHLANVYPGSGGCAQTAGIKIQLEYDLHSGQFLNFQVEPGKNNDKTFGTECLATLRPGDLCIRDLGYYSLDDLDQMDQRGVYYISRLKLNNMVYIKNEFPEYFRNGTVKKQSQYIKVDLEHIMNTLKPGQVHEITEAYIGKDKKLFTRVIIYRLTEKQLRERKKKQVYTESKKGITYSEKSKRLTGMNIYVTNTPLEWVPMEQIHDFYSLRWQIEIIFKTWKSLFQIHHWQNIKQERLECHVYGKLIAIFLCSSTMFKMRQLILEKKQKELSEYKAIGMIQDHLYILYQAIQQNTQEVTKTLIRLFHLLQKNGRKSHRYEKKTVFDILGVVYEYNGLRRQKKSA, from the coding sequence ATGTATCTATCAATTTCTGATGAATTACAATTATTTGCTGAAGAGTTGCATCAACATCTTACTCCTTCATTTTTAGAGAATCTTGCTAGGGAACTAAATTTTGTAAAACGAAAGCGTAAATTTTCAGGTCATGATTTAGCTATTATCTGTGTCTGGGTTAGTCAACGTGTTGCGAGTGATTCATTAGTTCGACTGTGTAGTCAACTGCATGCTGTTACAGGAACTCTTATGAGTCCAGAAGGACTCAATAAACGTTTCAATAAGAAGGCAGTTTGCTTTTTAAAGCATATTTTTTCCACATTATTAAAAAATAAAATTTGTGAAACATCATTGATTCCAAGCTCTTCAACCACCTATTTTCAACAGATTCGTATTTTAGATGCAACGATTTTTCAAGTACCAAAACATTTAGCTAATGTGTATCCTGGGTCAGGTGGTTGTGCACAAACAGCGGGTATAAAGATTCAATTAGAATATGATTTACATAGCGGACAGTTTTTAAATTTTCAAGTTGAACCGGGGAAGAACAATGATAAGACCTTTGGAACAGAATGTTTAGCGACATTACGACCTGGCGATCTATGTATTCGGGATTTAGGCTATTATTCACTGGATGATTTAGATCAAATGGACCAACGTGGCGTGTATTATATATCGCGGCTTAAACTAAATAATATGGTGTATATCAAAAATGAGTTTCCTGAATACTTTCGAAATGGGACAGTAAAAAAACAATCTCAGTACATCAAAGTTGATTTAGAACACATTATGAATACGTTAAAACCAGGACAGGTCCATGAAATAACAGAAGCTTATATTGGAAAGGATAAAAAACTATTTACACGAGTTATTATATATCGATTAACTGAAAAGCAACTTCGAGAACGTAAGAAAAAACAAGTGTATACGGAAAGTAAAAAGGGTATTACGTATTCAGAGAAAAGCAAACGATTAACTGGTATGAACATTTATGTTACTAATACACCTTTGGAATGGGTTCCGATGGAACAAATACATGATTTTTACTCTCTCCGCTGGCAAATTGAAATCATTTTTAAAACTTGGAAATCCTTATTTCAAATTCATCATTGGCAAAATATCAAACAAGAGCGATTAGAATGCCATGTTTATGGAAAGCTCATTGCCATTTTTCTATGTTCTTCTACTATGTTTAAGATGCGACAATTGATTTTGGAAAAGAAACAAAAGGAATTAAGCGAATATAAAGCAATTGGAATGATTCAAGATCATTTATACATTTTGTATCAAGCCATACAACAAAACACCCAAGAAGTAACAAAGACTCTTATCCGTCTGTTCCACCTTCTACAGAAGAATGGACGAAAGTCTCACCGATATGAGAAGAAAACAGTCTTTGATATTTTGGGTGTTGTCTATGAGTATAATGGATTAAGAAGACAAAAGAAATCTGCATAA
- a CDS encoding peptidoglycan-N-acetylglucosamine deacetylase: protein MGLERNISYAYMPYHSFYYGDYVNAIPYALHVPQNSEAQMKEEDRGSWTPFSWVEKYAYAFSGPYNKAEVALTFDDGPDLVFTPKILDKLKQHNVKATFFLLGENAEKFPNVVKRIANEGHVIGNHTYSHPNLAKVNEAEYHNQIIKTEEILNRLAGYAPKFIRPPYGEILENQLKWATEQNFMIVQWSVDTVDWKGGSADTITNNVLGNSFPGSVILQHSTPGGHLQGSVDALDKIIPQLKTKGARFVTLPSMFQTSKERK, encoded by the coding sequence ATGGGGCTAGAACGCAATATTTCGTACGCTTATATGCCATATCATTCATTTTATTATGGAGACTATGTAAATGCGATACCATACGCATTACATGTTCCTCAAAATTCTGAAGCCCAAATGAAAGAAGAGGATCGTGGGTCATGGACACCATTTTCATGGGTCGAAAAATATGCGTATGCATTTTCAGGACCATACAATAAAGCGGAAGTAGCTCTTACATTTGATGATGGACCAGATTTAGTATTTACGCCAAAAATTTTAGATAAGTTAAAACAACATAATGTGAAAGCTACTTTTTTCTTACTCGGTGAAAATGCAGAAAAGTTTCCGAATGTAGTAAAGCGTATTGCAAATGAAGGGCATGTAATTGGTAATCATACGTATAGTCATCCAAATTTAGCGAAAGTAAATGAGGCTGAGTACCATAATCAAATTATAAAAACGGAAGAAATATTAAATCGTTTAGCTGGTTATGCACCGAAGTTTATACGTCCGCCGTACGGTGAAATACTTGAAAATCAATTGAAGTGGGCAACAGAGCAAAATTTTATGATTGTACAGTGGAGTGTTGATACAGTTGATTGGAAAGGGGGAAGTGCTGATACGATTACAAATAATGTGCTAGGGAATTCATTTCCAGGTAGTGTCATACTTCAACATTCGACTCCAGGTGGACATTTGCAAGGATCTGTCGATGCGTTAGACAAAATTATTCCACAGTTAAAAACGAAAGGAGCGCGTTTTGTAACACTTCCAAGTATGTTCCAGACATCTAAAGAGAGAAAATAA
- a CDS encoding SdpI family protein, whose amino-acid sequence MLYALVNIGISILIGIIFILAARILQKNPPTDINAAYGYRTKRSMKNKELWDAGNKYSAEVMKKNGFIMMLIGSVISILFRYPHTIIAIMVVMLLLIIRLFMRVEKRLKILEQ is encoded by the coding sequence TTGTTGTATGCACTAGTAAACATAGGAATAAGCATATTGATTGGTATTATATTTATACTTGCCGCACGTATCCTTCAAAAGAATCCACCGACAGATATTAACGCAGCATATGGTTATCGGACGAAACGGTCTATGAAAAATAAAGAGTTATGGGATGCAGGTAACAAGTATAGTGCAGAAGTGATGAAGAAAAACGGATTCATCATGATGTTAATTGGAAGTGTTATTAGTATACTGTTTAGATATCCACATACAATAATAGCGATTATGGTGGTTATGCTGTTGTTAATCATTCGCTTATTTATGCGAGTAGAGAAAAGGTTAAAGATACTTGAGCAATAA
- a CDS encoding RNA polymerase sigma factor — protein MELLIKRAQKGDEEAFIEAIDILMPQMYKVAKARLKNEEDIGDAIQETILSAFTNLKKVKEPGYFKTWITKILMNKCNDIVRKNKVLYVDDYGKVQGEQIVKENIEQKLEFDNMLSYLSVEYRLVIVLYYVNKFKTKEIAEILNEKEGTIKSRLHRARQQLKEQYLKEDWENVNNGGNLK, from the coding sequence ATGGAGCTGCTCATAAAGCGAGCTCAAAAAGGTGATGAGGAAGCCTTTATTGAAGCAATTGATATATTAATGCCACAAATGTATAAGGTGGCAAAAGCACGCTTGAAAAATGAAGAAGATATAGGTGATGCAATACAGGAAACGATTTTGTCTGCTTTTACAAATTTAAAAAAGGTAAAAGAACCAGGGTATTTTAAAACATGGATTACAAAAATATTAATGAATAAATGTAATGATATAGTACGAAAAAATAAGGTTTTATATGTGGACGATTATGGGAAAGTGCAGGGAGAACAAATCGTAAAAGAAAATATCGAACAAAAGCTTGAATTTGATAATATGCTTAGTTATTTAAGTGTGGAGTATCGTTTAGTAATCGTACTCTATTATGTAAATAAATTTAAAACAAAAGAAATTGCAGAGATTTTAAATGAAAAAGAAGGAACGATTAAATCAAGACTACATAGAGCAAGGCAACAGTTAAAAGAACAATATTTAAAAGAAGACTGGGAGAATGTAAATAATGGGGGGAATTTAAAATGA
- a CDS encoding homoserine dehydrogenase translates to MNKVINVGVLGLGTVGSGVVHILKEHYKKIALDTGYEVKVKTVVVRDLGKERDVCIDGIVVTSHVDEVLNDSNIDIVVEVMGGIEEAKQHIVKALRNKKHVVTANKDLMAVYGAELLQIANENDCDLCYEASVAGGIPVLRGLTDGLASDQIEKIMGIVNGTTNYMLTKMSQNGWSYEEALQEAQKLGFAESDPTADVDGLDAARKVAILANLGFSMNVSLDDVQVRGIRKVEKEDLQMAEKLGFTMKLIGKAEKQGSAIHLSVEPTLLPRQHPLSNVNNEFNAVYVHGQAVGEVMFYGPGAGKLPTGSAVVSDIISIVKNMNQVPKNKSVLKEPVPYELQGDEEVVSKYFLRISLRDEPGMLRKVTECFVNYSVSLKEVIQLPLNREFAEVVVVTHQTSKYQFEKVLGAIEAVASEINSYYIIEEEKQYV, encoded by the coding sequence ATGAATAAAGTTATTAATGTTGGGGTATTAGGGTTAGGTACTGTCGGAAGTGGTGTTGTTCATATTTTGAAAGAACATTATAAAAAAATTGCTCTTGATACAGGATATGAAGTAAAGGTAAAGACAGTCGTTGTACGTGATTTAGGAAAAGAACGTGATGTTTGCATTGATGGAATCGTAGTAACAAGTCATGTTGATGAAGTTCTAAATGATTCAAATATTGATATTGTAGTAGAGGTAATGGGCGGAATTGAAGAAGCAAAACAGCATATTGTTAAGGCTTTACGAAATAAGAAGCATGTCGTAACAGCAAATAAAGATTTAATGGCTGTATACGGTGCGGAACTTCTCCAAATAGCGAACGAAAATGATTGTGATCTATGTTATGAGGCAAGTGTAGCAGGTGGTATTCCGGTGTTAAGAGGATTAACAGACGGATTAGCTTCAGATCAAATTGAAAAAATAATGGGAATTGTAAATGGAACAACAAATTACATGTTAACAAAGATGAGTCAAAATGGATGGTCGTATGAAGAGGCTTTACAGGAAGCACAAAAATTAGGATTCGCAGAATCAGATCCGACAGCAGATGTAGATGGGCTAGATGCGGCGAGAAAGGTAGCAATCCTTGCGAATTTAGGATTTTCGATGAATGTTTCATTAGATGATGTGCAAGTGAGAGGGATTCGAAAGGTTGAAAAAGAAGATTTACAAATGGCTGAAAAGTTAGGATTTACTATGAAACTAATTGGTAAAGCGGAGAAACAAGGATCAGCTATTCATTTAAGTGTAGAGCCGACTTTATTACCAAGGCAGCATCCGTTATCGAATGTAAATAATGAATTTAATGCAGTGTATGTTCACGGTCAAGCAGTAGGGGAAGTGATGTTTTACGGACCTGGAGCTGGGAAGTTACCGACTGGCTCTGCTGTAGTAAGTGATATTATTTCAATCGTTAAAAATATGAATCAAGTTCCGAAAAATAAAAGTGTGTTAAAAGAACCAGTTCCTTACGAATTACAAGGGGATGAAGAAGTCGTTTCGAAATATTTCTTACGTATTTCATTACGAGATGAGCCAGGGATGTTGCGAAAAGTAACAGAATGTTTCGTTAATTATTCTGTAAGTTTAAAAGAGGTTATCCAATTACCTTTAAATAGGGAATTTGCAGAAGTCGTTGTGGTGACACATCAAACTTCAAAGTATCAATTCGAAAAAGTTTTAGGAGCGATAGAAGCTGTCGCAAGTGAAATAAACAGTTATTACATTATTGAGGAGGAAAAACAATATGTATAA
- a CDS encoding DUF4179 domain-containing protein: MNEQFEHKLEEALNDTVTIPTSVLKKKELAFEEIRKSKKQKQTSSHKKIIAAMIAGLTIVGASVGVGVYGDSALAVVKKFFFAKDQGVQKAADNGYMQKVDENNVMKDNGVTIQIKNILYDKSKIAVSLKLKFEDKSLISKVTDIRMKYDLTDDKGRYIEKAEYTEGLTSENNKILAGSEWSIQAGEEEGEITYNLIFHPMNSIDNIDSLNFNISSISLFAPLENKDISYRTEAESQSNTVKEDIEVLHKNGMQLNKEIQGKWQGGIKLDSKFKGNQEIHFVPKQQPESVKIVSAEVLPTGTNITFERDSSGDDEEIKRQIKTIDSVILMDEKGKTYKSTLKGYSSAGDNGKTIKVKTFDVTTFDNVNHFKILLKDVDGKDIVIDLAREEKK; this comes from the coding sequence ATGAATGAACAATTCGAGCATAAATTAGAAGAAGCATTAAATGATACTGTAACAATTCCTACTAGTGTTTTGAAGAAAAAAGAACTTGCTTTTGAAGAAATTAGAAAAAGTAAGAAACAAAAACAAACATCTTCTCATAAAAAAATAATTGCAGCGATGATAGCAGGGTTAACGATTGTTGGAGCAAGTGTTGGAGTTGGCGTGTATGGTGATTCAGCATTAGCTGTAGTAAAGAAATTCTTCTTTGCGAAAGATCAGGGAGTTCAAAAGGCGGCAGATAATGGATATATGCAAAAAGTAGATGAAAATAATGTGATGAAAGATAATGGTGTTACAATCCAAATTAAAAATATACTCTATGATAAATCTAAAATAGCAGTTTCTTTAAAATTAAAATTTGAAGATAAAAGTCTAATAAGTAAAGTGACAGATATAAGAATGAAGTATGATTTAACGGATGATAAAGGACGATATATAGAGAAGGCGGAATACACAGAAGGATTAACAAGTGAAAATAATAAGATTTTAGCAGGTAGCGAATGGAGTATTCAAGCAGGTGAAGAAGAGGGAGAAATAACTTATAATTTAATATTCCATCCTATGAATTCAATTGATAACATTGATAGTCTAAACTTTAATATTAGTTCTATATCTTTGTTTGCGCCATTAGAAAATAAAGATATTTCTTACAGGACAGAAGCAGAATCTCAATCAAATACTGTAAAAGAAGATATAGAAGTTTTGCATAAGAATGGTATGCAACTTAATAAGGAAATTCAAGGGAAGTGGCAAGGGGGAATAAAATTAGACTCGAAGTTTAAAGGAAATCAAGAGATTCATTTTGTGCCTAAACAACAACCTGAGTCTGTAAAAATAGTGTCTGCTGAAGTACTACCAACAGGGACGAATATCACATTTGAACGTGATTCTTCTGGTGATGATGAAGAAATAAAACGTCAGATAAAAACAATTGATAGTGTAATTCTTATGGATGAAAAAGGGAAAACATATAAGTCAACGTTGAAGGGGTACTCAAGTGCTGGGGATAATGGGAAAACAATTAAAGTAAAAACGTTTGATGTTACTACTTTTGATAATGTGAATCATTTTAAAATATTATTAAAAGATGTTGATGGAAAAGATATTGTAATCGATTTAGCTCGTGAAGAGAAAAAATAA
- a CDS encoding class I SAM-dependent methyltransferase produces MSTIEKWTAVDQYVSDVLIPRDSTLEEVLQANAAANLPAHDVSPTQGKFLKLLVQIQGAHNILEIGTLGGYSTIWLARGLPSWGRVVTLEANEKHAEIARNNIERANLNDKIEVRVGLALDSLRQIENENYEPFDFIFIDADKQNNPAYFEWALKLSRPGTVIIGDNVVREGEVIDNTSKDPRVQGIRRFYELIAAEPRVSATALQTVGSKGYDGFVMAVVKE; encoded by the coding sequence ATGAGTACGATTGAGAAATGGACGGCTGTTGATCAGTATGTGAGTGATGTATTAATACCGAGAGATTCTACATTAGAAGAAGTTCTTCAAGCAAATGCTGCAGCTAATTTGCCGGCACATGATGTATCGCCAACGCAAGGTAAGTTTTTAAAACTATTAGTACAAATTCAAGGAGCGCATAACATTTTAGAAATTGGTACTCTAGGCGGATATAGCACGATATGGCTTGCGAGGGGGTTGCCATCTTGGGGCCGAGTTGTTACATTGGAAGCAAATGAAAAACATGCAGAAATTGCACGTAACAATATTGAGCGTGCCAATTTGAATGATAAAATTGAAGTACGAGTAGGATTAGCTTTAGATTCTTTACGGCAAATCGAAAATGAGAATTATGAACCATTTGATTTTATTTTCATAGACGCTGATAAACAAAATAACCCGGCTTATTTTGAATGGGCACTGAAACTATCACGCCCTGGTACTGTAATTATTGGGGATAACGTAGTACGTGAAGGAGAAGTTATTGACAATACGAGTAAAGATCCTCGTGTACAAGGGATACGCCGATTCTATGAATTAATAGCTGCAGAGCCACGTGTAAGTGCTACTGCGCTTCAAACTGTAGGAAGTAAAGGGTACGATGGGTTTGTAATGGCAGTCGTAAAAGAGTGA
- a CDS encoding ASCH domain-containing protein, translating into MNEAAQQYWAEYWKDAEIPKSVSAWKFGDTPDRLAKQVVDGTKTATCSAYLFYELKNIPLPTTEDYSVILDHDENPVAIVKTIEVTIVPMNEITEEFAIAEGDESYKNWKEIHERYFRSKLNEVGHEFSDDILLVCERFRRIDIKK; encoded by the coding sequence ATGAATGAAGCAGCGCAACAATATTGGGCGGAGTATTGGAAAGATGCTGAGATACCAAAATCGGTGAGTGCATGGAAATTTGGCGATACCCCAGATCGTCTTGCTAAGCAAGTAGTTGACGGAACGAAAACGGCAACTTGTTCTGCATATCTCTTCTATGAATTAAAGAATATACCGTTACCCACTACAGAGGACTACTCTGTTATTTTGGATCACGATGAAAATCCAGTAGCAATTGTAAAAACGATTGAAGTAACAATAGTACCTATGAATGAAATTACAGAAGAGTTTGCAATTGCTGAAGGGGACGAAAGCTATAAAAATTGGAAGGAGATTCATGAAAGATATTTCAGAAGCAAATTGAATGAAGTGGGGCATGAATTTTCTGATGATATATTGCTTGTATGTGAACGATTCAGAAGAATAGATATAAAAAAATAG
- a CDS encoding 3-ketoacyl-ACP reductase encodes MAELLQGKNALITGAGRGIGRAVAIALAKEGVNVGLLARSEENLKAVAKEVEAEGVKAVIATADVSSYEEVTTAIETLKNGLGSIDILINNAGISKFGKFLELEVADWEKIIQVNLMGVYYATRAALPSMIEQQSGDIINISSTAGQKGAPVTSAYSASKFGVLGLTESLAMEVRKHNIRVTALTPSTVATDMAVDLGLTDGNPDKVMQAEDIAEFIVAQLKLNKRTFIKSAGLWSTNP; translated from the coding sequence TTGGCAGAATTATTACAAGGTAAAAATGCTTTAATTACAGGAGCAGGTAGAGGTATTGGTCGTGCTGTAGCGATCGCATTAGCGAAAGAAGGCGTAAATGTAGGTCTTTTAGCACGTTCAGAAGAAAACTTAAAAGCAGTTGCGAAAGAAGTAGAAGCAGAAGGCGTAAAAGCTGTTATTGCGACTGCTGATGTATCTTCATATGAAGAGGTGACTACTGCAATTGAAACGTTAAAAAATGGTTTAGGATCTATCGATATTTTAATTAATAACGCTGGCATTTCTAAGTTCGGTAAGTTTTTAGAACTAGAAGTTGCTGATTGGGAAAAAATCATTCAAGTAAACTTAATGGGTGTATACTATGCAACTCGTGCCGCTTTACCAAGCATGATTGAACAACAATCTGGTGATATTATTAATATTTCATCTACAGCAGGACAAAAAGGCGCGCCTGTAACAAGTGCATATAGTGCTTCTAAATTTGGTGTTCTTGGCTTAACAGAATCGTTAGCGATGGAAGTTCGTAAACATAACATTCGTGTAACAGCTTTAACTCCAAGTACAGTAGCAACTGACATGGCTGTAGACTTAGGATTAACTGATGGAAACCCTGATAAAGTAATGCAAGCGGAAGATATTGCAGAGTTTATCGTAGCGCAGCTAAAATTAAATAAACGTACATTTATTAAATCTGCTGGACTTTGGTCTACTAATCCGTAA
- a CDS encoding NUDIX domain-containing protein, whose translation MTEWLTIFDPERNTLGKKLRDEVHRDGDWHETFHCWFVEKDDKDMFLYFQLRSKNKKEAPGIWDITSAGHIMHDEDVQIGGLREIEEELGLSFQTNDLAYKGIYKIDYEISNLTDREFCHMYFYNVIKPLPFAPGEEVDDVMKVHATSFLQLLKRDISSLTTISVLTSKPITITFEDIYPYDLEYYEFVVEQGKELLKNNSL comes from the coding sequence ATGACAGAGTGGTTAACAATATTTGATCCTGAAAGAAATACACTTGGGAAAAAATTACGCGATGAAGTGCATCGTGACGGTGATTGGCACGAAACATTTCATTGCTGGTTTGTAGAAAAAGATGATAAAGATATGTTCTTATATTTCCAATTACGCTCTAAAAATAAAAAAGAAGCTCCGGGTATATGGGATATTACATCCGCTGGACATATTATGCATGATGAAGATGTACAAATTGGTGGCCTACGTGAAATTGAGGAAGAATTGGGGCTTTCCTTTCAAACTAATGATTTAGCATACAAAGGAATCTATAAAATAGATTATGAAATTTCAAACCTTACTGATCGTGAGTTTTGTCATATGTATTTTTACAATGTAATAAAACCCCTTCCATTTGCACCGGGTGAAGAAGTAGACGACGTGATGAAAGTACATGCAACTTCTTTTCTACAACTATTAAAAAGAGATATTTCATCTTTAACGACTATTTCTGTTTTAACTAGTAAACCGATAACGATAACATTTGAAGATATTTATCCGTATGATCTTGAATACTATGAATTTGTTGTGGAACAAGGAAAAGAATTGCTAAAAAATAATAGTTTATAA